From the genome of Ammoniphilus sp. CFH 90114, one region includes:
- a CDS encoding LLM class flavin-dependent oxidoreductase, with protein MKFGLYSEMQLHPGKTDQQLYDEVLKQIIHADQVGFDVYSLIDHHHFSRFSVSANPLAVYTAAAQLAKNIRFRTALHILPQQNPLRLAGEIAVADILTQGRIEVGVGRGHAWVFPNNGIVPIEEAKPRFEEALQILEMALTEERVTYYGQYYTAEDVQITPRPVQQKMQFTTGGTSNHTYQQAGEKGWGIFVPPLLPLESLREQFDIYLRACDKAGNEPNIIWLHAVYMDECEDNIRRESEQHFHNFLAGNASPAFTGLPDKERMMNAGYQFYAKGILQSLADMSYEQITTGDVVWAGTPEQICEKIDYCVRNIEGLAEIDFLTNYGGMDHWKVIKQQEIISKKIMPQFKTKSKVATY; from the coding sequence ATGAAGTTTGGATTATATTCCGAAATGCAGCTGCACCCGGGAAAGACGGATCAACAGTTATATGACGAGGTATTAAAGCAGATCATCCACGCTGATCAGGTAGGGTTCGATGTCTACTCTCTCATAGATCATCACCATTTTTCAAGATTCTCTGTTTCTGCCAACCCCCTTGCCGTATATACTGCTGCTGCACAACTGGCTAAGAATATTCGTTTCCGCACAGCTCTACATATTTTACCGCAGCAGAATCCTCTCCGTTTGGCCGGTGAGATTGCGGTTGCAGACATTCTAACCCAAGGTCGCATTGAGGTTGGTGTGGGCAGAGGACATGCCTGGGTGTTCCCGAACAATGGCATTGTCCCCATTGAAGAAGCGAAGCCCCGTTTTGAAGAGGCTTTGCAAATATTGGAGATGGCCTTAACAGAAGAGAGAGTAACCTATTATGGACAATATTATACGGCAGAAGATGTCCAGATCACGCCGAGGCCTGTTCAACAGAAGATGCAATTTACGACGGGAGGTACGAGCAATCATACGTACCAACAAGCTGGAGAAAAAGGCTGGGGAATCTTTGTTCCTCCTCTCTTACCATTAGAAAGTCTAAGAGAGCAGTTTGATATTTACTTGCGTGCTTGTGACAAGGCAGGGAATGAACCAAATATTATCTGGTTGCATGCTGTCTATATGGATGAGTGTGAGGATAATATTCGAAGAGAATCAGAGCAGCACTTCCATAACTTCCTTGCAGGCAATGCCTCTCCGGCATTCACCGGATTACCAGATAAAGAGCGCATGATGAACGCGGGCTATCAGTTCTATGCGAAGGGGATTTTACAGAGCCTTGCAGATATGTCATACGAGCAAATTACAACAGGTGATGTGGTTTGGGCAGGGACTCCTGAGCAGATCTGCGAAAAAATTGATTACTGTGTAAGAAATATTGAAGGATTGGCCGAAATTGATTTCTTAACGAATTATGGGGGAATGGACCACTGGAAAGTGATAAAACAACAAGAAATCATTAGTAAAAAAATCATGCCTCAATTTAAAACGAAGAGTAAGGTAGCAACATATTAA
- a CDS encoding Crp/Fnr family transcriptional regulator: MSAIMGKVRPMGPSWDILLKYASRRFLKKKTTIYNQGDVGEGFYYIDKGAVKIVSLSSGGGRILDIAGPGTLIGEQVLDDKPYFSSAIAIEDTVVYYFSRDTYRTLVKEHPELVIFFANLVILKVRMLINEINLKPLTSEYQVAYSLLKLAESCKKMEIDISQQELADFTGLTRITIYKIMKKWKEEEWIDIQNRKLLIRKPEALKQYISVS, encoded by the coding sequence ATGTCAGCCATTATGGGGAAGGTACGTCCTATGGGTCCATCATGGGATATACTGCTTAAGTACGCTAGTCGCCGTTTCTTGAAGAAGAAGACCACGATCTACAACCAAGGAGATGTTGGAGAAGGGTTCTACTACATCGACAAAGGTGCAGTAAAGATTGTCTCCTTATCTTCTGGCGGAGGTCGAATTTTAGATATTGCAGGACCCGGTACATTGATTGGCGAACAGGTCCTTGATGATAAACCCTACTTTTCATCAGCGATTGCTATTGAAGATACCGTTGTCTACTATTTTTCGAGAGACACATATCGTACGCTCGTGAAGGAGCATCCTGAGCTCGTTATCTTCTTTGCCAATCTCGTTATTCTCAAGGTTCGAATGCTCATCAATGAGATAAATTTGAAACCGCTTACTTCTGAGTACCAAGTCGCCTACTCCCTACTTAAACTAGCAGAATCCTGTAAGAAGATGGAGATTGATATTTCTCAACAAGAATTAGCCGACTTTACAGGATTAACTAGAATCACCATCTATAAGATTATGAAAAAGTGGAAGGAAGAAGAATGGATCGATATACAAAATCGAAAATTATTAATCCGTAAACCTGAAGCGCTTAAACAATATATTTCTGTTTCATAA
- a CDS encoding response regulator transcription factor: protein MAKKKKILIVDDHPTISFGTRMILEKVAGVEVIGIAESGQAAMECFLQEHPDIIFLDLDLPDIEGLEVAKKMKTISSEVDVIIFTGMDYLPILGRLLSIGISGVLTKDASAEQMIRLVERVKHGETIIPIEVFKQLQLRGKGKQSGWIKEAALTEKEEHILGLVSKGYTNHKIAKEIYMTTRSVEYYLTRIYEKLNVKSRAEAVEKFLKTAGGTP from the coding sequence ATGGCGAAAAAAAAGAAGATACTGATCGTGGATGATCACCCAACGATAAGCTTCGGAACGCGCATGATTCTAGAAAAGGTGGCAGGCGTAGAGGTTATTGGTATCGCCGAGTCAGGACAAGCAGCCATGGAATGCTTTCTTCAGGAACATCCCGACATCATCTTTCTCGATTTAGATCTGCCTGATATAGAAGGGCTGGAAGTAGCGAAAAAAATGAAAACGATATCATCAGAAGTCGACGTGATCATTTTTACCGGTATGGATTACCTGCCCATCTTAGGACGATTGCTTAGTATCGGAATTAGTGGTGTTCTTACAAAAGATGCATCTGCAGAACAGATGATACGTTTGGTAGAACGGGTGAAGCACGGTGAAACTATTATTCCTATTGAAGTATTTAAGCAATTACAATTAAGGGGGAAAGGGAAGCAAAGTGGATGGATTAAAGAAGCTGCCCTTACGGAAAAAGAAGAACATATTCTAGGATTAGTGAGTAAGGGGTACACGAACCATAAAATAGCCAAGGAAATCTATATGACCACTCGATCCGTCGAATATTATTTAACGCGAATCTACGAGAAGCTCAATGTAAAGTCGAGGGCGGAAGCGGTAGAAAAATTCTTAAAGACAGCTGGAGGCACTCCGTAA
- a CDS encoding TRAP transporter small permease: MLYGLSKALDWAENTFALIGGALLVFSMFSIAAEVISRYFFNYSLIWVNEISEYILLYIPFTGAAWLLRQKGHVTVDLIDQFLSERMKVLNNVFISLIGLFVSGILIWYGFTTMMDILARDIRSLSVLQIPQAYVIVIIPLGSLLMFLEFTRMLYRSVSATKEQSHTVSM; this comes from the coding sequence ATGCTTTATGGGTTATCAAAGGCACTAGATTGGGCGGAAAATACGTTTGCCTTGATTGGGGGGGCTTTGCTCGTCTTTTCGATGTTTAGTATTGCAGCGGAAGTCATTTCACGATATTTCTTCAATTATTCACTGATTTGGGTAAATGAAATTAGTGAGTATATTCTCCTATACATTCCTTTTACAGGGGCAGCCTGGCTCTTGCGTCAAAAGGGTCATGTTACAGTGGATCTAATCGATCAGTTTCTCTCGGAAAGAATGAAGGTACTTAATAATGTGTTTATTTCCCTCATTGGCTTATTTGTAAGTGGTATTCTAATCTGGTATGGATTTACCACTATGATGGATATATTGGCTCGAGATATCCGTAGTTTATCCGTCTTACAAATTCCTCAAGCCTACGTGATCGTCATTATTCCATTAGGTTCCCTGTTAATGTTTTTGGAGTTTACACGAATGTTATACAGAAGTGTCTCTGCAACCAAAGAACAATCGCACACTGTATCAATGTAG
- a CDS encoding riboflavin kinase, with translation MLTRMRTQGSPYICGEVVKGEQRGRLLGFPTANIDFKASWLSFGVYGVKVRLQDQCYQGIMNIGVKPTFHENAFPVIEVHILDFSEMIYGETLETEILFKVRDERKFDSFEDLKAQIKRDIEFTKEKFRQMLNR, from the coding sequence ATGTTAACGAGGATGAGGACTCAAGGGAGTCCGTATATTTGCGGGGAAGTGGTAAAAGGGGAGCAGAGAGGTAGACTATTAGGATTTCCAACCGCAAATATAGATTTTAAGGCATCTTGGCTTTCCTTTGGTGTTTATGGGGTAAAGGTGCGTCTTCAAGATCAATGTTATCAGGGGATCATGAATATTGGGGTTAAGCCTACTTTTCATGAGAATGCCTTTCCTGTTATTGAGGTTCATATCTTGGACTTCTCTGAGATGATCTACGGGGAAACCCTCGAAACAGAAATTTTGTTCAAGGTCCGGGATGAAAGGAAATTTGACTCTTTTGAGGATCTAAAGGCTCAGATCAAAAGAGACATTGAATTTACCAAGGAAAAGTTCAGACAAATGTTAAATCGTTAA
- a CDS encoding SDR family NAD(P)-dependent oxidoreductase: MGGRLQGKVAIITGAGSGIGRATALRFAEEGAMLVLNDIQEQGLQAVIAATDFPDRHTYVTGDISLEDTAIRLAQTAVQKYDRIDVLVNNAGIHYIEDITEISAEEFDRCIGINLKSMFLCCKAVIPQMQRQQKGSIINLGSISSFIGQEMMGKSTVLYNITKAGALQLTKSLATRYASDGIRVNAICPGGTRTNQITEEHTKNAVTMDEFWKFAGDAHPVGRHGDPSEIANGILFLASDESSFMTGAPLIMDGGYLAR, translated from the coding sequence ATGGGAGGACGTCTACAAGGGAAGGTAGCTATTATTACAGGAGCTGGAAGCGGAATTGGACGAGCCACTGCACTCAGGTTTGCCGAGGAAGGAGCAATGCTTGTCTTGAATGACATACAAGAGCAAGGCTTGCAAGCAGTCATTGCGGCAACCGATTTCCCGGATCGTCACACCTATGTCACCGGGGACATCTCTTTAGAGGATACAGCGATTCGCTTAGCCCAAACGGCAGTGCAGAAGTATGACCGAATCGATGTATTAGTTAACAATGCGGGGATTCATTATATCGAGGATATTACGGAGATTTCCGCAGAAGAGTTTGACCGCTGCATCGGTATTAATCTAAAGAGCATGTTCCTCTGCTGCAAGGCGGTTATTCCTCAAATGCAGAGACAACAAAAAGGATCTATCATTAATCTAGGCTCCATCTCTTCCTTTATTGGTCAAGAAATGATGGGTAAGAGTACGGTGCTTTATAACATCACAAAGGCTGGAGCTTTGCAGCTGACGAAGTCCTTAGCTACTCGTTATGCGTCGGATGGGATTCGCGTGAATGCTATATGTCCCGGAGGTACCCGTACGAATCAGATTACAGAAGAGCATACAAAGAATGCGGTCACCATGGATGAATTCTGGAAATTCGCCGGAGATGCCCATCCAGTGGGTCGACACGGTGACCCTTCTGAAATAGCGAATGGTATTCTATTTTTAGCTTCTGATGAGTCATCTTTTATGACCGGTGCACCTTTGATTATGGATGGCGGGTATCTAGCCCGTTAA
- a CDS encoding acyl-CoA dehydrogenase family protein yields the protein MDFRFTEEQQRVIDLCKELAKDFRTRAPEHDLNRTAPEENYAILRESGLFGIAIPKEYGGIGIGFLGYSAAIAELAKGCAATANSFNMHANATGAILQHPDIPENVKQLVVDLAIKEGKLMCTSVSEPTSSSLLATSYTPSLKAEKVEGGYKLYGKKAFCSMVESSDYVYLYGHPKGDPNPQSSIGFLVPIDKGRMEGVTIYDTWNTLGMRATRSNTVEYDGVFVPNELVLHQTDQFLNDFIIRGANWAFAGFAAVYLGVGLGILEYSSELLTAKNPKGFSQPQAFHPDSRRRIGEMAAELHAAYWSMMYAAWYSDTYGPSVETFHNFLKAKHMIAAATSNAARSATIANGAHGLFKEFHLERMVRDASTAPIMPPNIDACADQIGLLTMGLNPSEACPPMKVEEPLFVPTVKEEVNS from the coding sequence ATGGACTTTCGTTTTACAGAAGAGCAGCAGAGAGTAATCGACCTTTGCAAGGAACTGGCTAAGGATTTTCGCACTAGAGCCCCTGAGCATGACCTCAACCGTACGGCACCAGAGGAAAATTATGCAATCTTAAGGGAAAGCGGTTTGTTTGGGATTGCCATTCCTAAGGAGTACGGAGGTATAGGTATTGGATTTCTTGGTTATTCTGCTGCCATTGCGGAATTAGCTAAAGGCTGTGCAGCTACAGCGAATTCCTTTAACATGCATGCAAACGCGACAGGAGCAATCCTGCAGCATCCTGATATTCCTGAGAACGTTAAACAACTCGTTGTAGACTTAGCTATTAAAGAAGGAAAGCTCATGTGTACCTCTGTATCAGAGCCTACATCATCAAGCCTACTAGCCACTTCGTATACTCCATCTTTAAAGGCAGAGAAAGTTGAAGGCGGTTACAAATTATACGGAAAAAAAGCATTCTGCTCTATGGTTGAATCTAGTGATTATGTCTATCTATACGGTCATCCCAAGGGGGATCCGAATCCTCAATCCAGCATTGGCTTCCTCGTTCCTATTGATAAGGGAAGAATGGAAGGTGTTACCATTTATGATACATGGAACACGCTTGGAATGAGAGCAACTCGTAGTAATACGGTGGAATATGACGGCGTCTTTGTTCCAAATGAATTGGTTTTACATCAAACTGATCAATTCCTAAACGATTTCATCATACGTGGAGCGAATTGGGCCTTCGCTGGTTTCGCTGCTGTTTATCTTGGAGTCGGATTAGGCATTTTAGAATATTCAAGTGAACTGCTTACAGCTAAGAATCCGAAGGGCTTCTCTCAGCCACAAGCCTTCCATCCAGACAGCCGCCGCAGGATAGGAGAAATGGCAGCCGAGCTTCATGCCGCTTACTGGTCCATGATGTATGCCGCGTGGTATTCCGATACATACGGACCAAGTGTCGAGACTTTCCACAATTTCTTAAAAGCTAAGCATATGATTGCAGCTGCTACATCGAACGCTGCACGATCTGCTACCATTGCAAATGGAGCACATGGATTGTTTAAAGAGTTCCATCTTGAGCGCATGGTTCGTGATGCGTCTACTGCTCCGATTATGCCACCTAATATTGATGCTTGCGCGGATCAAATTGGCCTATTGACCATGGGTCTGAATCCTTCAGAGGCTTGCCCGCCGATGAAAGTAGAGGAACCCTTATTCGTACCAACAGTAAAAGAAGAGGTGAATAGCTAA
- a CDS encoding TRAP transporter large permease subunit, with protein MDWWVTLLLIVGSLISLMMLRVPVAFAFMAINIVAAIFLWGGVKGLNLLVKSIEDSLTTFALAPIPLFILMGEIMFHTGIAPRMIDTIDKWFGRVPGRLSLLAVGGGSLLSTLTGSTMASTAMLGSTLVPEMEKRGYKRPMSLGPILGAGGLAVMIPPSALGVLLASMGQISIGAFMMAIILPGLVMAGLFCVYIIVRAKLQPELAPSYELQPVPLVEKIKATVIYIFPLSLIVFLVIGLMFLGVATPTEAAAMGAVGSLILALGYGKLNLPNLMKALIGTMKISTMMLIIVAGSSAFSQILSFSGATRHLVKTVGELPISPMMILLVMLGLVILLGTFMESLSILMIVLPIFIPIAQLLDFNLLWFATLLLITIELGTISPPFGTGLFVMKSVAPADTKMKEVYAASLPFIALDIALIAIVIFFPALVTWLPGLMSQ; from the coding sequence ATGGACTGGTGGGTAACTCTTTTACTAATCGTTGGTAGTTTAATCAGTTTGATGATGCTTCGAGTGCCTGTGGCCTTTGCCTTTATGGCGATAAATATTGTAGCTGCCATCTTTTTATGGGGGGGAGTAAAGGGATTAAACCTGTTGGTGAAGAGCATTGAAGATTCTCTTACCACGTTTGCCTTAGCCCCCATTCCCCTTTTTATCCTGATGGGGGAAATTATGTTTCATACCGGCATTGCTCCACGAATGATCGACACCATTGATAAATGGTTTGGCCGGGTTCCAGGAAGACTGAGTCTGCTTGCTGTGGGTGGGGGAAGCTTGCTATCGACTCTGACAGGGTCTACGATGGCGAGTACAGCGATGCTTGGGTCAACCCTTGTTCCAGAAATGGAGAAGAGAGGATATAAAAGACCGATGTCACTTGGTCCGATTCTAGGGGCAGGGGGACTTGCGGTGATGATTCCCCCTAGTGCTCTCGGAGTGCTTCTCGCTTCCATGGGTCAGATTTCTATTGGTGCCTTCATGATGGCTATTATCTTACCAGGTCTTGTTATGGCAGGTTTATTTTGTGTCTACATTATTGTCCGAGCGAAGTTGCAGCCGGAACTAGCACCTTCTTATGAATTACAACCTGTTCCTCTTGTCGAGAAGATCAAGGCTACCGTTATCTATATCTTCCCTTTAAGTCTTATCGTTTTCCTAGTGATTGGTCTTATGTTCCTTGGGGTGGCTACGCCAACAGAAGCAGCCGCGATGGGAGCTGTTGGAAGCCTCATTTTGGCACTAGGCTACGGAAAGCTCAATTTGCCTAATCTCATGAAAGCCTTAATTGGTACGATGAAAATTTCTACGATGATGTTGATCATTGTGGCAGGGTCAAGTGCTTTCAGTCAAATTTTGTCCTTCTCAGGGGCTACGCGCCATCTTGTAAAAACAGTTGGCGAACTTCCTATTTCTCCTATGATGATTCTCTTAGTCATGCTGGGTTTGGTTATTTTGTTGGGCACATTTATGGAGTCCTTATCCATCTTAATGATTGTTCTACCGATCTTTATTCCTATTGCCCAGTTGCTTGATTTCAACCTTTTATGGTTTGCCACCTTGTTGCTCATTACCATCGAGCTAGGGACCATTTCTCCACCTTTCGGCACAGGACTCTTTGTCATGAAGTCGGTTGCCCCAGCAGATACAAAGATGAAAGAGGTTTATGCGGCTTCTTTACCTTTTATCGCATTGGACATCGCTCTTATTGCTATTGTGATCTTTTTCCCAGCTCTTGTCACCTGGTTGCCTGGATTGATGAGTCAGTAA
- a CDS encoding cytosine permease, with protein sequence MSEKDLNTVIEDHALEQVPESERQGWLQLSWGTAGIVTTLIQLFFGALVTFVAGIKLGIIAGIFVTIVGGLLGWGVGHIAYRSGLSSTVLARYYGFGTKGSVVASVIFGFMILGFLALENALLYKGFLFYFNLDDTLASRIIIYGILTVVWVLLTTYGFKVVARVSSITLVAFLAVLVYMVFDVITRSGQSWGDVMSFGAQFPPEVLAAMGADTDTGKLIFGINVLIGSAGALALVDADFGRYSRSSKDIGIAAFVGNFFMDVVMFCIGGIVMYAGMGKLIDYYMTVKGMDQAAAAEIALQSPDSIAAAFIIFGGVIGTILMVLAQSKAQVLNTYSGSLALSNLFDVLFHWRPGRFLFVVLANIIGLIMLYGSILELVNAWITVLGVLTTCFAGIIMADYFIVRRKLGHENIKEFGADQVNWAGVLSTVVGFVLAHYVLNQIVPIEFFTSLIVSFAVYPILRLYVFKPKYTKTEDRDWGAAV encoded by the coding sequence GTGAGTGAAAAGGATCTAAATACGGTTATTGAGGATCATGCGCTTGAGCAAGTTCCCGAGTCCGAGCGACAGGGTTGGCTTCAGTTATCATGGGGGACGGCAGGAATTGTTACAACGCTGATCCAATTGTTCTTTGGGGCCTTGGTTACTTTTGTTGCAGGGATTAAGCTGGGGATCATCGCGGGGATATTTGTTACGATTGTAGGGGGACTCTTAGGGTGGGGAGTCGGTCACATTGCTTATCGCTCTGGATTATCAAGCACCGTATTAGCCCGATATTATGGGTTTGGGACGAAAGGTTCTGTGGTAGCATCGGTGATCTTTGGATTTATGATTTTGGGATTCTTAGCTCTTGAAAATGCACTCTTATATAAAGGATTCTTATTTTATTTTAATCTTGATGACACCTTAGCTTCACGGATTATTATTTATGGGATCTTGACCGTGGTCTGGGTATTACTGACAACCTACGGTTTTAAAGTGGTAGCGCGTGTGTCTTCCATTACCCTTGTAGCTTTCCTTGCTGTATTGGTATATATGGTATTTGATGTTATCACCAGATCCGGACAATCCTGGGGAGATGTCATGAGTTTTGGGGCGCAATTTCCTCCAGAGGTGTTAGCGGCGATGGGGGCAGATACCGATACAGGTAAGCTCATTTTTGGAATCAATGTGTTGATTGGATCGGCAGGCGCGCTGGCTCTAGTCGATGCGGACTTTGGAAGGTATTCCCGAAGCTCAAAGGATATAGGGATCGCTGCATTTGTTGGAAACTTTTTCATGGATGTTGTCATGTTTTGTATCGGCGGAATTGTGATGTATGCGGGTATGGGCAAACTTATCGATTACTATATGACCGTGAAGGGAATGGATCAGGCTGCGGCAGCAGAGATCGCTCTACAAAGCCCTGATAGTATAGCTGCGGCCTTTATTATCTTCGGGGGAGTTATAGGGACAATCCTGATGGTCCTTGCTCAGTCTAAGGCGCAAGTTCTTAACACCTACAGTGGTTCCTTAGCTCTATCCAACTTGTTTGATGTCTTGTTTCATTGGCGCCCTGGTCGCTTCTTGTTTGTTGTATTGGCAAATATTATCGGACTTATTATGCTCTATGGTAGTATACTAGAATTGGTTAATGCGTGGATCACTGTTCTAGGGGTATTAACGACATGTTTTGCAGGAATCATCATGGCAGATTACTTTATTGTTAGACGAAAGCTTGGACACGAGAATATTAAGGAATTCGGTGCAGACCAAGTGAACTGGGCTGGTGTGTTATCAACTGTAGTTGGCTTCGTATTGGCTCACTATGTCCTTAATCAGATTGTTCCGATTGAGTTCTTTACGTCTCTAATCGTTTCGTTTGCCGTATATCCAATTCTTCGCTTATATGTATTTAAACCAAAGTACACAAAAACGGAAGATCGAGATTGGGGAGCAGCTGTTTAG
- the dctP gene encoding TRAP transporter substrate-binding protein DctP has product MRKEKRYSLLCMMLAALVLAVVGCGGQGTTGTSTQAQGDAAPSSPKPVELKAVSFLAVDHPFTKDVVPLWMKTVEEETQGAVKIDWIGGPESVPVKEQFDAVRNGMVDIGFNVSSYYGHLMPESHSLHLSPYTPWEEREKGYFDYMSKQFEGQGLVYLGRWLGPSPFYFWSNKEVKSLDELKGLKFRSNPTYHDIMTAVGMVPVEIVPGEVYTSLERKMVDGFGFPLLGPHQSGWTEVTKYVIEEPFLNQNATILMNSDAFNSLSPDIQEKMLELTAAFEKEMVEHFNQENEKEWNAIQQAGVTRIKLPDAESEKFRKLVRDVKWESLQKTAPEQYDDLKKLLYQE; this is encoded by the coding sequence ATGAGAAAGGAAAAACGTTACTCACTCCTATGCATGATGTTGGCAGCACTCGTTTTAGCCGTTGTCGGCTGTGGCGGCCAAGGGACAACAGGGACTTCGACGCAAGCGCAAGGAGATGCAGCACCCTCCAGTCCGAAGCCTGTTGAGCTTAAGGCAGTGAGTTTTTTGGCAGTAGATCATCCATTTACGAAGGATGTTGTTCCACTATGGATGAAGACGGTTGAAGAAGAGACTCAAGGTGCAGTCAAGATTGATTGGATTGGAGGTCCAGAATCGGTACCCGTGAAGGAGCAATTCGATGCGGTACGAAATGGCATGGTAGATATAGGCTTTAATGTAAGTTCGTATTATGGACATCTTATGCCGGAGTCCCATTCCTTGCATTTATCACCTTATACCCCTTGGGAAGAAAGAGAAAAAGGATATTTTGACTATATGTCTAAGCAATTTGAGGGCCAAGGGCTTGTTTATTTAGGCCGCTGGCTTGGACCATCTCCTTTCTATTTCTGGAGCAATAAGGAAGTTAAATCTCTAGATGAATTGAAAGGATTAAAATTCCGTTCTAATCCGACCTATCACGATATTATGACAGCCGTAGGCATGGTGCCCGTTGAGATCGTTCCGGGTGAGGTGTATACCTCTCTTGAAAGAAAGATGGTAGATGGATTTGGCTTTCCATTACTAGGGCCTCATCAGAGTGGATGGACCGAAGTAACCAAGTACGTTATTGAAGAACCATTCTTGAATCAGAATGCTACGATCCTTATGAATTCAGATGCCTTTAATTCCTTGAGTCCGGACATTCAAGAGAAGATGCTTGAATTGACGGCGGCATTTGAGAAGGAAATGGTAGAGCATTTTAATCAAGAAAATGAAAAAGAATGGAATGCTATACAACAAGCTGGAGTTACAAGAATTAAACTTCCAGATGCGGAAAGTGAAAAGTTCCGAAAGCTTGTGAGAGATGTGAAGTGGGAGAGTTTACAGAAGACAGCCCCAGAACAGTATGATGATCTGAAGAAGCTTTTATATCAAGAATAA